A genome region from Thermomonospora amylolytica includes the following:
- a CDS encoding type 2 periplasmic-binding domain-containing protein — protein sequence MSISPSGPAAADGEAPMKVLVYSDDADTRAQVRMAVGRRPAADLPRVEYVEVATQPAVVARLDEGDIDVAVVDAEAQPAGGLGVCRQAKDEVYDCPPFVAIIARRDDGWLATWSRADAVVSQPLDPMALAEAVADQLRRRRAARLPVR from the coding sequence ATGAGCATCTCCCCGTCCGGGCCCGCCGCCGCCGACGGCGAAGCCCCCATGAAGGTCCTGGTCTACAGCGACGACGCCGACACCCGCGCGCAGGTGCGGATGGCGGTCGGCCGGCGGCCGGCGGCCGACCTGCCGAGGGTGGAGTACGTGGAGGTCGCCACCCAGCCCGCCGTGGTGGCGCGGCTGGACGAGGGCGACATCGACGTGGCCGTGGTGGACGCGGAGGCGCAGCCGGCCGGCGGGCTCGGGGTCTGCCGGCAGGCCAAGGACGAGGTCTACGACTGCCCGCCGTTCGTGGCGATCATCGCCCGGCGCGACGACGGGTGGCTGGCGACCTGGTCGCGGGCCGACGCCGTGGTGAGCCAGCCGCTGGACCCGATGGCGCTGGCCGAGGCGGTGGCGGACCAGCTGCGGCGGCGCCGGGCCGCCCGGTTGCCGGTCCGCTAG
- the ctaE gene encoding aa3-type cytochrome oxidase subunit III yields MSPVATASAIQTTPHARTNRPNLVSVGTIVWLSSELMFFAALFAMFFTIRSVTIGQDGQHAWPGAELDLPLSAFNTTILVLSSVTCQMGVFKAEAGKVGRDGSIFNVARWGLREWYVLTFLMGAYFVGGQIFEYYNLVTHDGLTLSSSAYGSVFYMTTGFHGLHVTGGLIAFLFVLGRTYAAKRWTHEQATSAIVVSYYWHFVDVVWIGLFGVIYLLDL; encoded by the coding sequence ATGTCGCCCGTGGCAACAGCATCCGCGATTCAAACAACTCCGCACGCTCGGACCAACCGTCCCAACCTGGTCAGCGTGGGGACGATCGTCTGGCTGTCGTCCGAGCTGATGTTCTTCGCGGCGTTGTTCGCGATGTTCTTCACCATCCGCTCGGTGACCATCGGCCAGGACGGCCAGCACGCGTGGCCCGGCGCCGAGCTGGACCTGCCGCTGTCGGCCTTCAACACCACCATCCTGGTGCTGTCCTCGGTGACCTGCCAGATGGGCGTGTTCAAGGCCGAGGCCGGCAAGGTCGGGCGTGACGGCAGCATCTTCAACGTCGCCAGGTGGGGACTGCGCGAGTGGTACGTGCTCACCTTCCTGATGGGCGCGTACTTCGTGGGCGGCCAGATCTTCGAGTACTACAACCTGGTCACCCACGACGGTCTGACGCTGTCGTCGTCGGCGTACGGCTCGGTCTTCTACATGACGACCGGCTTCCACGGCCTGCACGTGACCGGCGGGCTCATCGCCTTCCTGTTCGTCCTGGGCCGCACCTACGCCGCCAAGCGCTGGACCCACGAGCAGGCGACCAGCGCGATCGTCGTGTCCTACTACTGGCACTTCGTCGACGTGGTCTGGATCGGCCTGTTCGGCGTGATCTACCTGCTCGACCTGTAG